The sequence GGCTTGATAGGTGGATGACTTTCCTGCCATTGCGTGCGCTGGTTGCTTCGGACAAAAATGACGGGCGTCGATCTCGATGATAATTGTTGACCACTCTTGGGACTTACAAGGCGCCCAACTGTAACTCCAAACCCGTTATCTAGTCCCGAGACAAAATCCCAACGAACGGTATTATCAACGTGTGGTAACTCAGATAAATCTATTGCCCCCGATATTTTCGGAAACTCCTCTGGAAGTACTTCCCTCAGCGTTACTTCCCAGTGATCACTTCCCGGATCACCAGTATAAAGGCAATCTCCAATGCCTACTCGGATGATATTCATGTCATCTAATCTCAATTCCCTGTATGTGGTTTCAAGACGCCATTTCTTCAAGCAGGCCAACGTCCGAATTGAGCCGCCGCTAGAATTTATGCCGGACAGCCGTTGTTCTAAAACCTGCTCCCGGAAGCTGGACCTCACTCAAAAAATGACGCTCTTGGGGTCGGGTTCCAAGACGTTATGCTAAAAAGCAGCTGAGGTCTTGGCAAGGATGACCCCCCGTCTTATTCTAGTTTGCAGTCAAGTCTATACTTTTGATCCATGGCCAGTAGGTTAAGCTCATAACGGCATTTTTGTCGGATGCCATCTCGAATAGTCCTTGTTCTGCTTGTTGGGTGACGGCATCGAGCGAATGAACGACCTTGTTGGCGAAGTAATTCTTGCGGAGACGATTCCATATCTGTTCTGCCGGATTCAATTCGGGTGAATAGGGTGGCATGAACACAAGCGAGATATTCTCAGGAACGATGAGTTCCTTGCCTTTATGCGATGATGCGCCATCCAGGACCATGACTATAAAATCTTCCTGATGTCTCTGGTGGACCTGATTCAGAAAACGGCTCATGTTCTCGGTGTTCATCTTCTCCGATGTCATATAATCAAGGGCTCCATCCCACGGGCTTACCGCAGCGTATTCATACCTGAACTCTCGTACCAGCGCCATTTTTACCATTGGCCTGATCGGCGCCGGTGCCCAACAGGCACGAGGATCACTCATCCGTCCAAACCGGGCTTCATCTTGAAACATTAAACGGACAGGCAGGTTCCTCTTATTTTTCAAACAGGCGGTTGCCACCATCGCGGGGAGTTTTTTTTAAACTCCTCTTGAGCAGCCTGATCGCTTTTCGGATGCTTGGTATCCGGTTGTACTTTCCCCCACCCATGACGAGCCAACATACGGTATGTGGTTGATGGTGACGTATCATGCCCTAACCGTTTAACCAAAGCAGCGTGGATCGGAGGAACTGAGAGAACTCCTCCGGTACTGGCTTCAGTCTCCCAA comes from Dehalococcoidia bacterium and encodes:
- a CDS encoding IS630 family transposase, whose protein sequence is MVATACLKNKRNLPVRLMFQDEARFGRMSDPRACWAPAPIRPMVKMALVREFRYEYAAVSPWDGALDYMTSEKMNTENMSRFLNQVHQRHQEDFIVMVLDGASSHKGKELIVPENISLVFMPPYSPELNPAEQIWNRLRKNYFANKVVHSLDAVTQQAEQGLFEMASDKNAVMSLTYWPWIKSIDLTAN
- a CDS encoding winged helix-turn-helix domain-containing protein, translated to WETEASTGGVLSVPPIHAALVKRLGHDTSPSTTYRMLARHGWGKVQPDTKHPKSDQAAQEEFKKNSPRWWQPPV